The nucleotide sequence GGCGTCCTACCGGGCGTTCGAGGAGCTCCAGGCCGCGGGCAAGGTGCGCTCCATCGGCGTCTCCAACTTCACCATCGACCACCTCACCCGGCTGATGGACGAGACGTCGGTGGTGCCGGTGGTCAACCAGGTGGAGCTGCACCCGAACTTCACCCAGAAGGAGCTGCGGGCCTTCCACAAGGAGCACGGCATCGTCACCGAGGCGTGGAGCCCGCTGGCCCAGGGCGACCTGCTGGCCGACCCGGCGCTGGTGGCCATCGGCGAGGCGCACGGCAAGACCGCCGCCCAGGTGGTGCTGCGCTGGCACGTGCAGCTGGGCAACGTTGCGATCCCCAAGTCGGTCACCCCGGAGCGGATCGCGGCCAACATCGACGTCTTCGACTTCGAGCTGACCGGCGACGAGATGGTCACCATCGACACCATGGGCAACGGCGAGCGCCGCGGACCGGACCCGGACACCTTCAACGGCTAGTGATCCCGCCCGCTGAAGTTGCCCCACAACGGATTTTGTGGTGGAGCACCCGTTGGGCGGTAGGGCACAATGGCGAAAACCCTGAGACAGGGATGAGCCAGGGGGGACCGCCGCGTGGACAGCGTTGTCGTTGACCGCATCCGGACGACCGAGGTGTCGCCGTCGGACCGGTTCGCCTACTGGGAGCGCTCGGTGAGCTCCAGCCTGCAGCCTGTGCTCATGCGTCCGCTGGGCGGGCACTCCACCGACTTCCGGGCTGAGGCGGTCAGCGCCCGCGCCAACGGCGCCACCATCATGAGCGGGGTGGTGGACCCCTACCGCTCCGAGGTCACCGCCGCGCAGGCCGGCCACCAGGATGCCACCCGCCTGCTGGTCACCCTGCCCAGCGACGGCCAGCTCTTCGTGGACGCCCGGGGCCAGCAGTCCTCCTACGGCCGGCACACCCTGCTGCTGCAGTCCGACGACGAGCCGATCGTCAAGACGCACGCCATCCGGGCGCCGATGGTGCTGCTGTCGGTGAACTCTGCCGAGCTGTCCATCCCGATGACCACGCTGCGCGCCATGATGTTCCGCCCGCTGCGCGTCGATCCAGCGCTCAGCGCCGCCCTCACCGGGGCGGCGCGGGCCGCCCGGCAGAGCGTTGCGCCGCTGGACGCCACCGGCATGGGCCTGTACCTGAACGGCCTGGTCGAGATCTTGGTGCGCTCGGCGATCGGACGGCAGCCCGACCACAGCGGGACCGTCGCCGTGCGGCGGCAGCAGGCCAGGGACGTGGTACGTGCCCGGCTGGCCGACCCTGCGCTGTCCACCGCCACGGTCGCCGCAGAGCTGGGGATCTCGGTGCGCCGGCTGCAGCAGATCCTGGCTGGTGGCCCCTCGGTGGCCCAGCAGATCCGGGAGCTGCGCATCGCCAAGGCCGGCAAGATGCTGCGCGACCCGATGGCCCGCCGCATGACCATCGCGGAGATCGCGGAAGCCTGCGGCTACCGCGACCACGCGAACTTCTCCCGTTCCTTCCGTGCCAGCACCGGACACACCCCCCGGGAGTACCGGCACTGAGGCTCGGCCCGGTAGGTCAAGGGAACTTTGCAATTCACGCAACGCAACTTGCTCGGCGTCAGCAGGCGCAGCCAAGATCGTCGCGAGCCGCGCCCGTGGGGCGGCTCCGGTGACCCTGCTGAAGAGGGGACAGCAGGGTTGCTGGTGGTACCGCTGGATCGGTGGCACCACTCGGCGGCGAATATCGTGAGGGCATGAGCACCACCGACACCGTCGAGGGCCTCGAGTCCATGGTCGAGTGGTGCGTCCCCGGGTTCGTGGAGTCGGCGCGACGGGCACGGCTGCCCGGCACCTACCGCGGTGAGCGGTTCTGGCACGGCAAGCCGACCGTCGAGCGCCACAAGTTCTGGACGGTGTCCATCCCGTGCCTGACGACCGAGTCCGGCCGTGCGGTGGCCCGCGTGCACTTCGACGGGCGCTGGGACTGGGTGGTGCGGCCGAGCGAGGGCACGGTGCTGCCCACGGGGCTGGACCAGGTGCAGGCGGCCTTCGACGCCGCTCTGCGAGACGGCGCGGGCTCGCGCTAGCTGCGGGGGTGGATCAGCCGCGGATGGTCTGCACGAGCAGCACCAGCGTCAGGGCGACCACGACGAGCACTGTCAGCGCGACCACGATGAGACCGACGACGACCATGGCGAAACCTCCGTTGTGGGACTCGGTACCGGCCCCTATCGTCGCAGGCCCGTGCTCGGCCGTGCGCAGGAGGGTGGGCGCAGGAGAGTGGGCGCAGGAGGGTCAGCCCTGGGAGATGTAGGCGGTCAGCTGCTCCCGGTCGTGCTCCAGCTCGGCGATGTGGCTCTTGACCACGTCACCGATGCTGACGATCCCGGCCAGTCGGCCCTGCACCAGCACCGGCATGTGCCGGGCCCGCTGCTCGGTCATGGTCACCGAGACGCTGTCCAGGCTGTCCTCGGGGCAGCAGGTGTGCACCGGGCTGGTCATGATGTCGGCCACCTGCTGCTCCAGCAGGGCCGGTCCGAGCCGCTCCAGCCGGCGAACCACGTCGCGCTCGGAGACGATCCCCACCACCTCGTCGGCCGCCAGCACCACCGCTGCCCCCACCTCGTGGGCGGCCAGCCGGCTCAGCAGCTCGGGCACCGGGGTGTCCGGTGCGACGGACACCACCTGGACGCCCTTGCTGTGCAACACGTCTGAGATCCGCACGCTGGCCACCTCCCCGCCGCCTGGTGTGACACGGATCACTGCCACGGTGGGGCAAGGGTAGGCGCTCGGCGGGGCGGGGGGAAGGCCTCACCAGGGGCGCATGCGGTAGACAGTCCTCATGACCTCTT is from Rhodococcus sp. X156 and encodes:
- a CDS encoding aldo/keto reductase, which codes for MTSPTTSVPAVTLNDGHTIPQLGFGVFQVPAEETYDAVTAALQAGYRSIDTAKAYGNEAAVGRAIADSGLPRGELFVTTKLWNDDHGHDSALQACDASLAELGLDYLDLYLIHWPTPERDRYVASYRAFEELQAAGKVRSIGVSNFTIDHLTRLMDETSVVPVVNQVELHPNFTQKELRAFHKEHGIVTEAWSPLAQGDLLADPALVAIGEAHGKTAAQVVLRWHVQLGNVAIPKSVTPERIAANIDVFDFELTGDEMVTIDTMGNGERRGPDPDTFNG
- a CDS encoding helix-turn-helix transcriptional regulator, coding for MDSVVVDRIRTTEVSPSDRFAYWERSVSSSLQPVLMRPLGGHSTDFRAEAVSARANGATIMSGVVDPYRSEVTAAQAGHQDATRLLVTLPSDGQLFVDARGQQSSYGRHTLLLQSDDEPIVKTHAIRAPMVLLSVNSAELSIPMTTLRAMMFRPLRVDPALSAALTGAARAARQSVAPLDATGMGLYLNGLVEILVRSAIGRQPDHSGTVAVRRQQARDVVRARLADPALSTATVAAELGISVRRLQQILAGGPSVAQQIRELRIAKAGKMLRDPMARRMTIAEIAEACGYRDHANFSRSFRASTGHTPREYRH
- a CDS encoding CBS domain-containing protein, whose amino-acid sequence is MRISDVLHSKGVQVVSVAPDTPVPELLSRLAAHEVGAAVVLAADEVVGIVSERDVVRRLERLGPALLEQQVADIMTSPVHTCCPEDSLDSVSVTMTEQRARHMPVLVQGRLAGIVSIGDVVKSHIAELEHDREQLTAYISQG